A single window of Streptomyces cathayae DNA harbors:
- a CDS encoding GntR family transcriptional regulator, whose translation MQLELSVDRGSPVPLYFQLAQQLEAAIEHGRLTPGSLLGNEIELAGRLGLSRPTVRQAIQSLVDKGLLVRRRGVGTQVVHSQVKRPLELSSLYDDLESAGQRPATKVLVNTVVPASAEIAAALGVAEAGEVHRIERLRLAHGEPIAYLCNYLPPGLLDLDTGQLEATGLYRLMRAAGITLHSARQTIGARAAGAVEAERLGEETGAPLLTMERVTFDDTGRAVEFGTHIYRPGRYSFEFQLLVRP comes from the coding sequence GTGCAGCTGGAGCTGAGCGTGGACCGCGGCTCCCCCGTCCCGCTGTACTTCCAGCTCGCCCAGCAGCTGGAGGCCGCCATCGAGCACGGCAGGCTGACCCCCGGGAGCCTGCTGGGCAACGAGATCGAGCTCGCCGGCCGGCTCGGCCTGTCCCGGCCGACGGTCCGTCAGGCCATCCAGTCCCTCGTCGACAAGGGACTGCTCGTGCGGCGGCGGGGGGTGGGCACCCAGGTGGTGCACAGCCAGGTCAAGCGCCCCCTGGAGCTCAGCAGCCTCTACGACGACCTGGAGTCGGCGGGCCAGCGCCCGGCCACGAAGGTCCTGGTCAACACGGTCGTCCCCGCGTCCGCCGAGATCGCCGCGGCCCTCGGGGTGGCCGAGGCGGGCGAGGTGCACCGGATCGAGCGGTTGCGGCTCGCGCACGGCGAGCCGATCGCGTACCTGTGCAACTACCTGCCGCCCGGGCTGCTCGACCTGGACACCGGGCAGTTGGAGGCCACCGGCCTGTACCGGCTGATGCGGGCCGCCGGAATCACCCTGCACAGCGCCCGCCAGACCATCGGCGCCCGCGCCGCCGGTGCCGTCGAGGCCGAGCGGCTCGGCGAGGAGACGGGCGCCCCGCTGCTCACCATGGAGCGCGTGACCTTCGACGACACCGGACGCGCCGTGGAGTTCGGCACCCACATCTACCGGCCCGGCCGCTACTCGTTCGAGTTCCAGCTGCTGGTACGACCGTGA
- a CDS encoding ROK family glucokinase, producing the protein MSTYRDLTLPRALSSTRAGTAPVGSRRAPVLRTVGTRERRSHLSAPRVPTVGIDIGGTKVMAGVVDADGNILERLRTETPDKSKSPRVVEDTIVELVLDLSDRHDVHAVGIGAAGWVDADRNRVLFAPHLSWRNEPLRDRLAGRLAVPVLVDNDANSAAWAEWRFGAGRDEDHLVMITLGTGIGGAILEDGQVKRGKYGVAGEFGHMQVVPGGHRCPCGNRGCWEQYSSGNALVREARELAAADSPVAYGIIEHVKGNIAEISGPMITELAREGDAMCIELLQDIGQWLGVGIANLAAALDPSCFVIGGGVSAADDLLIGPARDAFKRHLTGRGYRPEARIVRAQLGPEAGMVGAADLARLVARRFRRAKRRRVERYERYAEVRRTPQETL; encoded by the coding sequence ATGAGCACCTACCGCGACCTCACACTGCCCAGGGCGCTGAGTTCCACTCGGGCGGGCACAGCCCCCGTCGGCTCCCGCCGTGCACCCGTGCTCCGCACGGTCGGCACCCGGGAACGCCGCTCCCACCTGTCGGCACCGCGCGTACCGACCGTCGGCATCGACATCGGCGGTACGAAAGTGATGGCGGGCGTCGTCGACGCCGACGGCAACATTCTGGAGCGGCTCCGCACCGAGACCCCGGACAAGTCGAAGAGCCCGAGAGTCGTCGAGGACACCATCGTCGAACTGGTGCTGGACCTGTCCGACCGGCACGACGTGCACGCGGTCGGCATCGGCGCGGCCGGCTGGGTCGACGCCGACCGCAACCGCGTGCTGTTCGCCCCGCACCTGTCGTGGCGCAACGAACCGCTGCGCGACCGGCTCGCCGGACGCCTCGCCGTCCCCGTCCTGGTCGACAACGACGCCAACTCCGCCGCCTGGGCCGAGTGGCGCTTCGGCGCCGGGCGTGACGAGGACCACCTCGTGATGATCACGTTGGGTACCGGCATCGGCGGCGCGATCCTCGAGGACGGCCAGGTCAAACGCGGCAAGTACGGCGTCGCCGGCGAGTTCGGCCACATGCAGGTCGTCCCCGGCGGCCACCGCTGTCCCTGCGGCAACCGCGGCTGCTGGGAGCAGTACAGCTCCGGCAACGCACTGGTCCGGGAGGCGCGCGAACTGGCCGCCGCCGACTCGCCGGTCGCCTACGGGATCATCGAGCACGTCAAAGGGAACATCGCCGAGATCAGCGGCCCGATGATCACCGAGCTGGCCCGCGAGGGCGACGCCATGTGTATCGAGCTCCTCCAGGACATCGGCCAGTGGCTCGGCGTCGGCATCGCCAATCTCGCCGCCGCCCTCGACCCCTCCTGCTTCGTCATCGGCGGCGGGGTCTCGGCCGCCGACGACCTGCTGATCGGCCCCGCGCGGGACGCCTTCAAGCGCCACCTCACCGGCCGCGGCTACCGCCCCGAGGCCCGTATCGTCCGCGCCCAGCTCGGTCCCGAGGCCGGCATGGTGGGCGCCGCCGACCTCGCCCGCCTGGTCGCCCGCCGCTTCCGCCGCGCCAAGCGCCGCCGGGTCGAGCGGTACGAGCGGTACGCGGAGGTCCGCCGGACCCCCCAGGAGACGCTGTGA